A single Aedes aegypti strain LVP_AGWG unplaced genomic scaffold, AaegL5.0 Primary Assembly AGWG_AaegL5_hic_scaff_1988_PBJ_arrow, whole genome shotgun sequence DNA region contains:
- the LOC110680904 gene encoding uncharacterized protein LOC110680904 yields MKVFIAVFALLVASAVAAPAPAEESSSSSGLGMALRYFGSCLESDEMGTCFAVKGITALNRAARANNIEIVPGVTFSRDPTVPVERMGKSVSENEIISTLPATAEDKSDALFDMAVDSAKRLFTARSIQFKLPEEAQESIARSIEEGRLLKKGKKLKKVLGPLVLAVGGKLFALLPLLLGGVALLAFKALLVSKVALVLAVVLAAKKFLGGAVEGAGTLGLLSKAVGGAAAAGAGALGAGALAGGAGGATGGWSSGAGAQGWSQGSAQYPYARSYDTAQDLAYSAQAPKA; encoded by the exons ATGAAAGTGTTTATCGCCGTATTCGCCCTACTAGTGGCCAGTGCCGTGGCTGCCCCAGCCCCGGCTGAGGAATCCTCCAGCTCCAGTGGCCTGGGAATGGCCCTTCGGTACTTCGGAAGCTGTCTGGAGTCCGACGAAATGGGAACCTGCTTTGCCGTGAAAGGAATTACCGCTCTGAACCGTGCTGCCCGTGCCAACAACATCGAAATCGTGCCCGGTGTTACTTTCTCAAG AGACCCAACTGTCCCGGTTGAACGCATGGGCAAGTCCGTGTCCGAAAACGAAATCATCAGCACCCTGCCCGCCACCGCCGAAGACAAGAGCGACGCCCTGTTCGACATGGCCGTCGACTCTGCCAAGCGTCTGTTCACTGCCCGCTCCATCCAGTTCAAGCTGCCAGAGGAAGCCCAGGAATCCATTGCCCGTTCTATCGAAGAAGGTAGACTGCTGAAGAAAG GTAAGAAGCTGAAGAAGGTTCTGGGCCCACTTGTCCTGGCTGTCGGAGGAAAGCTGTTCGCCCTGCTGCCCCTGCTCCTCGGAGGAGTTGCTCTGTTGGCATTCAAGGCTCTGCTCGTCTCTAAGGTTGCCCTGGTTCTGGCTGTCGTCCTCGCCGCCAAGAAATTCCTCGGAGGAGCTGTTGAAGGTGCCGGAACTCTGGGTCTTCTGTCCAAGGCTGTCGgaggtgctgctgctgctggtgctGGTGCTCTGGGAGCTGGTGCCCTGGCTGGAGGTGCTGGTGGAGCCACTGGTGGATGGTCGTCTGGAGCCGGTGCTCAGGGATGGTCTCAAGGAAGCGCTCAGTATCCTTATGCCCGTAGCTACGATACCGCTCAAGACCTCGCCTACAGCGCCCAGGCCCCCAAGGCGTAA